One part of the Bacillus sp. FJAT-27916 genome encodes these proteins:
- a CDS encoding helix-turn-helix domain-containing protein has translation MDNDFGSKLKTLREERKWSQDELAKELNMSRQAVYKWESGRGYPDIQNLIRISDLFGVTVDDLIRNDKKLQDQISIKEEVSIEQFGDPGFYLGMILVFVGIFTSNDSLSTIVMIIGLLTICFFTDAVKSIKSLFKRNLIYGWVIKRERELEDGVQLVFVSWGNKGLCLYFN, from the coding sequence ATGGATAATGATTTTGGAAGTAAATTAAAGACTCTGAGAGAGGAAAGAAAATGGTCTCAAGATGAATTAGCCAAGGAATTGAATATGTCTCGTCAGGCTGTGTATAAATGGGAAAGCGGTAGAGGGTATCCTGATATTCAAAATCTAATTAGGATAAGTGATCTATTCGGGGTGACCGTTGATGATTTGATAAGAAATGATAAAAAGCTGCAAGATCAGATTAGTATTAAGGAAGAGGTATCAATTGAACAATTTGGTGATCCAGGTTTTTATTTAGGAATGATTTTGGTTTTTGTCGGCATCTTTACATCAAATGATTCGTTATCAACTATTGTTATGATTATAGGCTTATTAACGATTTGTTTCTTTACTGATGCTGTCAAATCAATCAAATCCCTTTTTAAACGTAATCTTATATATGGCTGGGTAATAAAACGAGAGAGGGAGCTGGAAGATGGGGTACAACTGGTATTCGTGTCCTGGGGAAATAAAGGATTATGTCTATACTTTAACTAA
- a CDS encoding YibE/F family protein: MRSFLLKVNKPLFRALLLAICILSSIVFVNHNHALYDKPIAEVTEVKTVDTEDLLDRFENHDSLYTQEMKAVMRNGDLKGQVISLTNMYSDSGAYDIDYQVGNDVFVTIKESSETDSLTGTIQSLKRDHYVLLAAWVFILTLLFVGRKQGFFAVISLVVNASILSYALDVYLGTGISLLWICGGSVVIFTVISLILVNGLNEKTFAAIITTLLGTFVSFGLTFLVMEMTKDSGLRYEEMQFLTSPYRMVFLAGLFIGSLGAVMDVAITLVSSIFGLYEKKPDISVKALQTSGFEIGKDIMGTMTNILFFAYISGSIPMLILYLKNASPLGFTLSMNLSLEMARAFAGGIGIVITIPIGLYTAIFFINRKRSRL, from the coding sequence TTGCGTAGCTTCTTGTTGAAAGTAAATAAACCGTTATTTCGCGCTCTCCTGCTTGCGATTTGCATCCTTTCTTCTATTGTGTTTGTGAATCATAATCATGCACTTTATGATAAGCCTATAGCAGAAGTGACAGAGGTAAAGACTGTTGATACGGAGGACTTATTGGATCGATTTGAGAATCATGATTCCCTCTATACGCAGGAAATGAAAGCAGTCATGAGAAATGGTGATCTAAAGGGTCAGGTGATTTCTTTAACCAATATGTATTCTGATTCGGGAGCATATGATATAGATTATCAAGTTGGCAACGATGTTTTTGTCACTATTAAGGAATCAAGTGAGACTGATTCGCTCACTGGCACCATCCAGTCGTTAAAGAGAGATCACTATGTGCTGCTGGCGGCATGGGTGTTCATTTTAACGCTTTTATTTGTTGGAAGGAAACAGGGTTTTTTTGCGGTTATTAGTCTTGTGGTGAATGCGTCCATCTTGTCTTATGCATTGGATGTTTATCTGGGCACAGGCATAAGTTTACTCTGGATTTGTGGTGGCTCTGTTGTTATTTTTACTGTTATTTCTCTTATACTTGTCAATGGCCTTAATGAGAAGACCTTTGCTGCTATTATAACGACCTTGCTCGGGACTTTTGTATCATTTGGTCTGACATTTCTTGTGATGGAAATGACGAAGGACAGCGGTCTGCGCTATGAAGAAATGCAATTCTTGACGAGCCCATACCGGATGGTATTCCTGGCTGGGTTATTCATTGGGTCGCTTGGTGCTGTCATGGATGTGGCTATTACGCTTGTTTCTTCTATCTTTGGACTTTATGAAAAGAAGCCTGATATATCGGTTAAAGCACTGCAGACATCTGGATTTGAGATTGGCAAGGATATAATGGGGACAATGACCAATATTTTATTTTTCGCTTATATAAGCGGGTCAATTCCTATGTTAATCCTGTATTTAAAGAATGCATCCCCTCTTGGATTTACCCTTTCAATGAATCTTTCATTAGAGATGGCTAGAGCATTTGCGGGAGGAATTGGAATCGTCATCACTATTCCGATTGGATTATATACGGCGATTTTCTTTATTAATCGAAAAAGGAGCAGGCTATGA
- a CDS encoding ABC transporter ATP-binding protein, whose product MATKEKIIEVKGIKQYFNVGKPNMVKAIDGVSFDIYKGETLGLVGESGCGKSTTGRSIIRLYDLTEGEVRFKGKEVHGKKSRKELKEFNRGMQMIFQDPYASLNPRMTVADIIAEGIDIHGLAKSKEDRMNRVYELLETVGLNRDHANRYPHEFSGGQRQRIGIARALAVEPEFIIADEPISALDVSIQAQVVNLLKNLQKEKGLTYLFIAHDLSMVKYISDRIGVMYYGKLVEVADSEDLYKNPMHPYTQSLLSAIPLPDPDSERTRRRKAYNPEVHQYGENEEIEMREIAPGHHVLCSKKEFEEYKKKYVK is encoded by the coding sequence ATGGCTACGAAAGAAAAAATCATTGAAGTTAAAGGAATTAAGCAATATTTCAATGTCGGTAAGCCAAATATGGTTAAAGCCATTGACGGTGTCTCCTTTGATATTTATAAAGGGGAGACACTAGGGCTAGTTGGAGAGTCTGGCTGTGGGAAATCGACAACAGGCCGCTCCATTATCCGTCTATATGACTTAACAGAAGGTGAAGTTCGTTTTAAGGGAAAAGAAGTTCATGGCAAGAAGAGCCGGAAGGAATTAAAAGAATTTAACCGCGGCATGCAGATGATTTTCCAAGACCCGTATGCTTCACTTAATCCGCGTATGACAGTTGCTGACATCATTGCGGAAGGTATTGATATTCACGGCCTGGCGAAATCAAAAGAGGACCGTATGAACCGTGTTTATGAACTATTGGAGACAGTAGGTCTAAACCGTGACCATGCGAACCGTTATCCGCATGAATTCTCCGGCGGTCAAAGACAACGGATTGGGATTGCGAGAGCGCTGGCAGTAGAGCCGGAGTTCATCATTGCTGATGAACCGATTTCTGCACTTGACGTATCTATTCAAGCCCAGGTCGTTAACCTTTTGAAGAATCTTCAAAAAGAAAAAGGATTAACGTATTTATTTATCGCCCATGATTTATCCATGGTTAAATACATTAGTGACCGTATTGGTGTTATGTATTATGGAAAATTGGTCGAGGTTGCGGACAGTGAGGATTTATATAAGAATCCTATGCATCCATATACACAATCCTTATTATCTGCCATTCCATTACCGGACCCTGACAGCGAAAGAACGCGCCGCAGAAAAGCGTACAATCCAGAGGTCCATCAATATGGTGAAAATGAAGAGATTGAAATGCGTGAAATTGCTCCAGGACACCATGTGTTATGCTCTAAAAAGGAATTCGAGGAATATAAGAAGAAGTATGTTAAATAA
- a CDS encoding MATE family efflux transporter codes for MNNQNVLGTESIGKLLLKYSVPAIIGMIVNALYNIVDRIFIGHIPNVGPMAITGVGVTMPIMTLILAFGMLVGIGATASISIKLGQGNKNEAEQIIGNATKLIIFLGIGLTVLGLLFLNPLLRSFGATDQTIVFAKDYIQIILIGIIFNLFAFAFSHMTRADGHPKLAAIVMVVGCAINMILDPILIFGFDLGIQGAAIATVISQAITAFWLLFHFTKGSSVLKISLINMKLNISIIKTIFAIGMAPFAMQLASCFVQIFANNTLMTYGGDMAIGAMTVINSISLFFLMPIFGINQGSQPIIGFNYGARQYHRSKKALIYSIIAATVVLSLGAALIQLFPAFFVGIFNNDSALTQMAVEGMKIFLFALPILGISVVGPNYFQSIGKPKISLLLSLMRQVLLFIPLLFILPRFMGLKGVWFVMPISDSITAVTTLYFLRREMKRTRGQISYPKEMEDSLAG; via the coding sequence TTGAATAATCAAAACGTATTAGGCACAGAATCAATCGGAAAACTTTTATTGAAGTATTCAGTTCCTGCCATTATCGGGATGATCGTGAATGCTCTATATAATATTGTAGACCGTATTTTCATCGGGCATATCCCTAATGTGGGCCCAATGGCCATTACAGGCGTTGGAGTTACAATGCCGATTATGACACTAATATTGGCATTTGGGATGTTAGTGGGAATCGGTGCGACAGCCAGTATATCCATTAAACTAGGGCAAGGCAATAAAAATGAAGCAGAGCAAATTATCGGTAATGCGACTAAGCTAATAATCTTCCTTGGAATTGGATTAACTGTTCTTGGGCTACTGTTTTTAAACCCATTGCTGCGCTCGTTCGGAGCAACTGATCAAACCATTGTTTTTGCTAAAGACTATATCCAAATCATCCTTATCGGAATTATCTTTAACCTATTCGCTTTTGCCTTCTCACATATGACGCGTGCTGATGGACATCCTAAATTAGCAGCAATCGTTATGGTAGTGGGCTGTGCAATTAATATGATCTTAGACCCAATTCTTATCTTCGGTTTCGATTTAGGTATCCAAGGAGCGGCCATTGCTACTGTTATTTCTCAGGCGATTACAGCATTCTGGTTATTATTCCATTTCACAAAAGGTTCATCTGTATTAAAAATTTCATTAATCAACATGAAACTCAACATATCGATTATCAAAACAATCTTCGCAATCGGTATGGCGCCTTTCGCTATGCAGCTTGCCTCTTGCTTTGTACAAATATTTGCAAACAATACATTGATGACCTATGGCGGAGACATGGCCATTGGTGCAATGACCGTGATTAACTCCATATCATTGTTCTTCCTAATGCCGATTTTCGGTATTAATCAAGGCTCTCAGCCAATTATCGGTTTCAACTACGGGGCAAGGCAATATCATCGCAGCAAAAAAGCGTTGATTTATTCAATCATTGCGGCAACGGTCGTTTTAAGCCTTGGTGCAGCACTGATTCAATTATTCCCTGCGTTCTTCGTTGGCATTTTTAATAATGATTCTGCTCTTACTCAAATGGCGGTAGAAGGGATGAAGATCTTCTTATTTGCCCTTCCTATTTTAGGCATTTCAGTAGTGGGACCTAACTATTTCCAATCAATCGGAAAACCTAAAATCTCCTTATTATTAAGCTTGATGCGCCAGGTTCTGCTGTTTATCCCTTTACTATTCATACTCCCCCGCTTTATGGGGTTAAAGGGAGTATGGTTTGTCATGCCTATCAGTGATTCAATTACAGCCGTTACCACCCTATACTTCCTGCGCCGTGAAATGAAAAGGACAAGAGGTCAGATTTCTTATCCAAAAGAAATGGAGGACTCCTTGGCCGGCTGA
- the opp3b gene encoding oligopeptide ABC transporter permease, which translates to MLRFTLQRLLYMIITLFVITTATFFLMKMLPGSPLKNQEKLSAEQKEIIYEKYGLNDPVPVQYVNYMGDLLKGDLGTSFQYDNRPVTELIATRIGASAHLGFQALLFGTIMGLILGIFAALRHNTWVDFSATVIAVLGASIPSFVFAAFLQYFLAVKWEVFPVAFWEGFEYTILPTLALSAGVIASIARFMRSEMLEVMGSDYITLAKAKGLSGTSVVIKHGIRNALIPIITILGPMAVNIMTGTLIIEQIFAIPGLGYQFVSSINQNDYTTIMGTTIFYSVLFILVIFVVDILYGVVDPRIRLAGGKK; encoded by the coding sequence ATGCTGCGATTTACACTACAAAGATTACTCTATATGATCATTACCCTTTTTGTTATTACCACTGCTACCTTTTTCTTAATGAAAATGCTTCCTGGTTCTCCCTTAAAGAACCAAGAAAAGCTATCAGCAGAACAAAAAGAGATTATTTACGAGAAGTATGGGTTAAATGACCCGGTACCTGTGCAATATGTTAACTATATGGGAGATTTGCTTAAAGGTGATTTAGGGACATCCTTCCAGTATGATAATCGCCCAGTTACAGAATTGATTGCGACACGTATTGGAGCTTCTGCTCACCTCGGTTTCCAGGCCTTACTGTTTGGGACAATTATGGGGCTTATTTTAGGAATATTTGCCGCTCTTCGGCATAATACATGGGTTGATTTCAGTGCAACTGTCATTGCGGTTCTAGGGGCTTCGATTCCATCATTCGTTTTTGCTGCTTTCCTGCAGTACTTCTTGGCTGTTAAGTGGGAGGTATTCCCTGTTGCTTTCTGGGAAGGCTTTGAGTATACAATACTGCCTACACTCGCATTATCCGCTGGTGTAATTGCTTCCATTGCCCGATTCATGCGTTCTGAGATGCTTGAAGTAATGGGATCCGATTATATTACACTAGCAAAAGCAAAAGGGCTGTCCGGTACAAGTGTTGTTATCAAGCACGGAATTCGTAACGCCTTAATTCCAATCATTACGATTCTTGGACCGATGGCAGTCAATATCATGACAGGAACATTAATTATCGAGCAAATCTTTGCTATTCCTGGTCTTGGGTACCAGTTTGTTAGCTCCATTAATCAGAATGACTATACAACGATTATGGGTACAACCATTTTCTACAGTGTGCTATTTATCTTAGTCATATTTGTGGTAGACATCCTTTACGGTGTTGTTGATCCTCGTATTCGTTTAGCAGGAGGGAAGAAATAA
- a CDS encoding ABC transporter ATP-binding protein — MDKLLEVKDLHVSFNTYGGEVKAVRGVSFDLFKGETLAIVGESGSGKSVTTKALMRLLPEPAGFIKEGHILFGDRDIAKLSEKEMQKVRGKEISMIFQDPMTSLNPTMKVGKQIMEGLIKHQNFSKAAARERAIELLRLVGIAQPEIRMNQYPHQFSGGMRQRVVVAIALSCNPKVLIADEPTTALDVTIQAQILELMKDLQNKIDTSIIFITHDLGVVANVADRVAVMYGGQIVETGTVDEVFYDPRHPYTWGLLSSMPSLDNDGDTELIAIPGTPPDLINPPKGCPFAPRNEYALEIDFEKEPPYYQISETHFVKSWLLHPDAPKVTPPEAVQARIRHMASNFDKPVEVGGIN; from the coding sequence ATGGATAAATTACTAGAAGTAAAAGATTTGCATGTCTCCTTCAATACCTATGGTGGGGAAGTAAAAGCTGTCCGCGGTGTCAGTTTCGACCTTTTTAAAGGCGAAACATTAGCGATTGTCGGAGAATCCGGTTCCGGTAAATCTGTTACGACGAAAGCGTTAATGAGATTGTTACCTGAACCAGCAGGATTTATTAAAGAAGGCCATATCCTCTTTGGAGACCGTGATATTGCGAAATTAAGCGAGAAAGAAATGCAAAAGGTACGCGGCAAGGAAATCTCTATGATTTTCCAGGATCCGATGACTTCCTTGAACCCGACGATGAAAGTCGGCAAACAAATCATGGAGGGCTTAATCAAGCACCAAAACTTCAGTAAGGCAGCTGCTCGTGAGCGGGCAATCGAGCTTCTAAGACTTGTTGGGATTGCGCAGCCTGAGATTCGGATGAACCAATATCCGCATCAATTCTCAGGTGGTATGAGACAGCGTGTAGTCGTTGCGATTGCTCTGTCTTGTAATCCTAAGGTTCTTATTGCCGATGAGCCGACTACTGCTCTCGATGTAACCATCCAAGCACAAATTCTTGAATTGATGAAGGATTTGCAAAATAAAATTGATACATCCATCATCTTTATTACGCATGACTTGGGTGTAGTAGCCAACGTAGCTGATCGTGTGGCTGTTATGTATGGCGGTCAAATTGTTGAGACAGGAACAGTTGACGAGGTATTCTATGATCCGCGTCATCCATACACATGGGGATTATTATCCTCCATGCCAAGCCTTGATAATGATGGAGATACAGAATTAATCGCGATTCCGGGAACGCCTCCGGATTTAATCAATCCACCTAAAGGCTGCCCATTTGCACCGCGTAATGAATATGCACTGGAAATTGATTTTGAGAAGGAGCCTCCATACTATCAAATTTCTGAGACTCATTTTGTGAAGTCCTGGCTTCTTCATCCGGATGCACCGAAAGTTACGCCTCCGGAAGCTGTACAAGCACGAATTCGCCATATGGCCTCCAATTTTGATAAACCTGTAGAAGTGGGAGGGATTAACTAA
- the opp3C gene encoding oligopeptide ABC transporter permease — protein MEKNIQNENLSPELFQVVGPKGNDAEKIERKSLTFWQDARHRLFKNKGAVAGLIVIIIFVLLAIFGPMVSGYTFKEQDLGKSKFPPRVQGLENISWLPFDGTDKNGNNVYEAKGYEDTYHWFGTDDLGRDQWTRIWYGARISLYIAVLAAVIEFFIGVTYGGVSGFFGGRIDAFMQRIIEVLVGIPYLIVVILMILIFDKPGVLSITLAMVVTGWIGMARMVRGQFLKLRDQEYVLASKTLGATNSSLIFKHLLPNTLGPIIVTSMFTIPGAIFTEAFLSFIGLGIAAPEASLGSLVNEGFRYLRSFPYLLIIPALTISILILSFNLLADGMRDALDPKMRK, from the coding sequence ATGGAAAAAAACATACAAAATGAAAATCTCTCTCCTGAATTATTCCAGGTTGTTGGTCCAAAAGGTAATGATGCTGAAAAGATTGAAAGAAAAAGCTTAACATTTTGGCAGGATGCGAGACATAGATTGTTCAAAAACAAAGGTGCCGTTGCTGGATTAATAGTGATTATCATCTTTGTCCTTCTGGCGATTTTTGGACCGATGGTATCCGGATACACTTTTAAGGAACAGGATTTAGGGAAATCAAAATTTCCGCCAAGAGTTCAAGGTCTTGAAAATATATCTTGGCTTCCGTTTGACGGAACGGATAAAAATGGGAACAATGTGTATGAGGCTAAAGGGTATGAAGACACATACCACTGGTTTGGTACAGATGATTTAGGACGTGACCAATGGACAAGGATCTGGTATGGAGCGAGAATTTCCTTATACATTGCCGTCTTAGCAGCTGTCATCGAATTCTTCATAGGAGTTACCTATGGCGGCGTATCCGGTTTCTTTGGCGGAAGAATTGATGCGTTCATGCAGAGGATTATAGAGGTGCTTGTAGGGATTCCATATTTAATTGTCGTTATTTTGATGATTTTGATATTCGATAAGCCAGGGGTACTGTCCATCACGCTTGCCATGGTTGTTACGGGGTGGATAGGTATGGCTCGAATGGTCCGCGGGCAGTTCTTGAAGCTTCGTGATCAAGAATATGTGCTCGCGTCTAAAACATTAGGAGCTACAAATTCAAGTCTTATCTTTAAACATTTATTACCTAATACATTAGGCCCAATCATTGTTACATCGATGTTCACTATTCCAGGGGCCATTTTCACAGAAGCATTCTTAAGCTTTATCGGTTTAGGGATTGCTGCTCCGGAAGCTTCATTGGGCTCCCTGGTGAATGAAGGGTTCAGATACTTACGTTCATTCCCATATTTATTGATTATTCCAGCTCTTACAATCAGTATCTTGATTTTGAGCTTTAACTTATTAGCTGATGGAATGCGCGATGCGCTAGATCCAAAAATGAGAAAATAG
- a CDS encoding aminoglycoside adenylyltransferase domain-containing protein codes for MGYNWYSCPGEIKDYVYTLTKSIKGILKDNYRGVYLHGSLAMGGFNPRRSDVDVLVITKIFMTTEVKRDLARFCLHHSYSPFALEISFICEEHLKHWQHPCPFDLHYSEFWRERYTEDLLNDTYQFLNDEVHADNDLAAHMTIINHRGVCVDGDSINEVLFPLIPKSDYVSSILGDYVECLERMEEDPIYCSLNVLRVLLYLEEGVISSKQEAGSWGVRVLPKEFAITLNKAIDGYSGWKDTYTFNKVELLSLRNYLSKRVQNVLG; via the coding sequence ATGGGGTACAACTGGTATTCGTGTCCTGGGGAAATAAAGGATTATGTCTATACTTTAACTAAATCTATTAAAGGGATTCTTAAGGACAATTATAGAGGAGTGTATTTACATGGCTCTTTAGCAATGGGAGGGTTCAATCCTAGAAGGAGTGATGTGGATGTTTTGGTGATAACGAAAATTTTCATGACAACAGAAGTAAAAAGGGATTTAGCACGATTTTGTCTACATCATTCCTATTCTCCTTTTGCTCTTGAGATTAGTTTTATTTGTGAAGAACATTTAAAGCATTGGCAGCATCCTTGTCCTTTTGATTTGCATTATAGCGAGTTCTGGAGAGAGCGATATACAGAGGATTTACTAAATGATACCTATCAGTTCTTGAATGATGAGGTTCATGCTGACAATGATTTGGCGGCTCATATGACCATTATCAATCATAGAGGCGTATGTGTGGATGGTGATTCGATCAATGAAGTATTATTTCCTTTAATTCCGAAGTCTGATTACGTTTCGTCGATTTTAGGCGATTATGTAGAGTGTTTAGAGCGTATGGAAGAAGACCCAATCTATTGTTCACTTAATGTATTAAGGGTGCTTTTGTATTTAGAAGAAGGAGTCATCTCATCCAAGCAAGAGGCTGGGAGCTGGGGAGTAAGAGTATTACCAAAAGAATTTGCCATTACGCTTAATAAAGCAATCGATGGTTATTCGGGTTGGAAAGATACATATACCTTTAATAAGGTCGAGCTGTTATCTCTAAGGAACTACCTATCAAAAAGGGTGCAAAATGTACTAGGATGA
- a CDS encoding MarR family winged helix-turn-helix transcriptional regulator, which translates to MNSNHSEDIGRYIAKIYCKGSALISKELQEYGIGSGQYAFLLQLYRKDGVSQEELAKLLLVDKATVARAIKKLEEENLVYRVRNEKDKRYYKVFITEKALNIKEEVFNKLHAWDETIKQSLTKEEEAQMTYLLKKITTSLLKGENH; encoded by the coding sequence ATGAATAGTAATCATTCAGAGGATATTGGACGTTATATCGCGAAAATTTATTGTAAAGGGTCAGCCTTAATATCTAAAGAGCTCCAGGAATATGGAATCGGCTCTGGACAATACGCCTTTCTCTTACAACTTTACCGCAAAGACGGCGTAAGTCAGGAGGAGCTGGCAAAGCTTCTTTTAGTCGACAAAGCAACCGTTGCTAGAGCGATAAAGAAATTAGAGGAGGAGAATTTAGTTTATCGGGTTCGCAATGAAAAAGATAAACGCTATTACAAGGTTTTTATTACAGAAAAAGCATTGAACATTAAGGAAGAAGTATTTAATAAACTTCACGCTTGGGACGAAACCATCAAACAGAGTTTAACAAAAGAAGAAGAAGCACAGATGACTTATCTGCTGAAAAAAATCACAACCAGCTTATTGAAAGGAGAAAACCATTGA